In Daphnia pulex isolate KAP4 chromosome 7, ASM2113471v1, one genomic interval encodes:
- the LOC124197845 gene encoding uncharacterized protein LOC124197845 isoform X2 — MRTMASVMTEEPLPPNIQDCSVVRNNDDPVDGGYKNPLPFQPLVVFLRFLGVELDPALLYKSSKCFRYLLLGLCFLLLNAFFTIFTAVSEHNFFVQIYNMDTPTNSSSVENNSTVPSVFFWNLIVDYVNYGVLSVGVHASLLFFSRQKEWKFLWDNVQQILQHHNEFKGIRKSIRRVTIAGLLIACLETLGFISCSLVLIDFNEGLTLEFYFRPIANFSYVYATCGLLLFAIIGWTVTLGFRSLHQELLSNCLLTTSNNNGCPETVSLAEKEELIEMLANWKQLHVLLIDTVDGINDCLGPVLLIWVAHIFVGFIATPFYILDGIHFNTGSLSSTWVLLIMNFCLFSQHLFHLLIITGISSRIWHELQMGSYYRK; from the exons ATGAGGACGATGGCGTCGGTTATGACGGAGGAACCTTTACCTCCGAATATTCAGGATTGCTCCGTTGTAAGAAATAACGACGATCCCGTTGACGGAGGATATAAAAACCCTTTACCATTTCAACCGTTGGTCGTCTTTCTGCGTTTCTTGGGTGTCGAACTCGATCCTGCACTCCTGTACAAATCATCCAAGTGTTTTCGTTACCTGTTACTCGGACTGTGTTTCCTACTGTTGAATGCGTTCTTTACCATTTTTACGGCGGTGAGTGAGCACAATTTCTTTGTCCAAATTTACAACATGGACACGCCGACCAATTCTTCGTCAGTCGAAAACAATTCGACGGTACCCtcagttttcttttggaaCCTTATCGTCGATTACGTCAATTACGGTGTCCTTTCCGTCGGCGTTCACgcttctcttttattcttttctcgacaaaaagaatggaaattTCTCTGGGACAATGTCCAGCAGATATTACAACATCACAACGAGTTCAAAGGCATAAGGAAGTCCATTCGTCGTGTCACAATCGCCGGCCTTCTGATCGCTTGTTTG GAAACGTTAGGATTCATCAGCTGCTCCCTAGTTCTTATTGATTTTAACGAAGGATTGACATTAGAATTTTATTTCCGTCCAATCGCCAACTTTTCCTACGTTTACGCGACTTGCGGTTTGCTGTTATTCGCCATCATCGGATGGACAGTGACGCTGGGATTCCGCAGTCTCCACCAGGAACTACTCAGCAACTGTCTGCTGACCACCTCTAACAATAACGGCTGCCCGGAAACGGTCTCTTTGGCTGAAAAAGAGGAACTGATTGAAATGTTGGCCAATTGGAAACAACTTCACGTTTTGTTAATCGACACTGTGGACGGAATCAACGATTGTCTCGGTCCTGTTCTACTCATTTGGGTGGCTCACATCTTTGTCGGTTTCATCGCCACTCCGTTTTATATTCTCGATGGAATCCATTTCAACACTGGATCATTGAGTTCCACCTGGGTTTTGCTGATCATGAACTTTTGTCTCTTTTCCCAgcatctttttcatttgctcATTATCACCGGAATTTCGAGTCGCATCTGGCACGAg CTGCAAATGGGAAGTTATTACAGAAAGTGA
- the LOC124197845 gene encoding gustatory and pheromone receptor 39a-like isoform X1, which produces MRTMASVMTEEPLPPNIQDCSVVRNNDDPVDGGYKNPLPFQPLVVFLRFLGVELDPALLYKSSKCFRYLLLGLCFLLLNAFFTIFTAVSEHNFFVQIYNMDTPTNSSSVENNSTVPSVFFWNLIVDYVNYGVLSVGVHASLLFFSRQKEWKFLWDNVQQILQHHNEFKGIRKSIRRVTIAGLLIACLETLGFISCSLVLIDFNEGLTLEFYFRPIANFSYVYATCGLLLFAIIGWTVTLGFRSLHQELLSNCLLTTSNNNGCPETVSLAEKEELIEMLANWKQLHVLLIDTVDGINDCLGPVLLIWVAHIFVGFIATPFYILDGIHFNTGSLSSTWVLLIMNFCLFSQHLFHLLIITGISSRIWHEAAANGKLLQKVNLNDVYHLQDQVSMLTTEVFLSLPRITAMEYGDLDFSLIPTVIGTSLTYLIILCQFQSSEQ; this is translated from the exons ATGAGGACGATGGCGTCGGTTATGACGGAGGAACCTTTACCTCCGAATATTCAGGATTGCTCCGTTGTAAGAAATAACGACGATCCCGTTGACGGAGGATATAAAAACCCTTTACCATTTCAACCGTTGGTCGTCTTTCTGCGTTTCTTGGGTGTCGAACTCGATCCTGCACTCCTGTACAAATCATCCAAGTGTTTTCGTTACCTGTTACTCGGACTGTGTTTCCTACTGTTGAATGCGTTCTTTACCATTTTTACGGCGGTGAGTGAGCACAATTTCTTTGTCCAAATTTACAACATGGACACGCCGACCAATTCTTCGTCAGTCGAAAACAATTCGACGGTACCCtcagttttcttttggaaCCTTATCGTCGATTACGTCAATTACGGTGTCCTTTCCGTCGGCGTTCACgcttctcttttattcttttctcgacaaaaagaatggaaattTCTCTGGGACAATGTCCAGCAGATATTACAACATCACAACGAGTTCAAAGGCATAAGGAAGTCCATTCGTCGTGTCACAATCGCCGGCCTTCTGATCGCTTGTTTG GAAACGTTAGGATTCATCAGCTGCTCCCTAGTTCTTATTGATTTTAACGAAGGATTGACATTAGAATTTTATTTCCGTCCAATCGCCAACTTTTCCTACGTTTACGCGACTTGCGGTTTGCTGTTATTCGCCATCATCGGATGGACAGTGACGCTGGGATTCCGCAGTCTCCACCAGGAACTACTCAGCAACTGTCTGCTGACCACCTCTAACAATAACGGCTGCCCGGAAACGGTCTCTTTGGCTGAAAAAGAGGAACTGATTGAAATGTTGGCCAATTGGAAACAACTTCACGTTTTGTTAATCGACACTGTGGACGGAATCAACGATTGTCTCGGTCCTGTTCTACTCATTTGGGTGGCTCACATCTTTGTCGGTTTCATCGCCACTCCGTTTTATATTCTCGATGGAATCCATTTCAACACTGGATCATTGAGTTCCACCTGGGTTTTGCTGATCATGAACTTTTGTCTCTTTTCCCAgcatctttttcatttgctcATTATCACCGGAATTTCGAGTCGCATCTGGCACGAg gCAGCTGCAAATGGGAAGTTATTACAGAAAGTGAATCTAAACGATGTCTACCATCTCCAAGACCAG gtgagcATGTTGACGACCGAAGTTTTCCTATCGCTGCCACGCATCACAGCCATGGAATACGGAGACTTGGATTTTTCGCTTATTCCTACC GTGATCGGCACTTCTTTGACTTATTTGATAATATTGTGTCAGTTCCAATCGTCGGAGCAGTAA
- the LOC124198798 gene encoding cobalamin binding intrinsic factor-like, which produces MMFRFNIVSILVLLTGIRLGRCQVALSDTNQARSKATEWLLKEWIEPRPGAPTRLTGGWDDSNTIRVLTALQLVDNGWLFNPANKEKAELAVRQMNSEILNGLVKSVNMTFLSAEESSHYVNGLLATCQNPENFYGHNLVAMLTRRMNSIPSGSGTKNVGQVIASVLALCNAGAPIPPAAIQRINSELKPTSGSCSFCVEGSSMAILAMKCLRDRPGPVDQLVQGISTRQIAYVKGKQDKDGGFDDLISTSLAVQAANAVGTVNLPINVAAALNYILQDQDKETGSFGNPAFTSVVLPTLIGRSALDVRNINCPAPRPAGNPIRSGQIRTLLSIEDTVFAQTIVETKVDTNPGQTILQIMNEQSAKHPRAFKFTTEAANGGTQLTGLNSVTNDSKNNWSWRVFRIPPGSNQAPQPVSTLDNGLGTNVQNGDKIIFRFG; this is translated from the exons ATGATGTTCCGTTTCAATATCGTCTCCATCCTTGTATTGCTGACGGGAATCCGGCTAGGACGTTGCCAAG tGGCACTCTCCGATACGAATCAAGCGAGAAGTAAGGCGACGGAATGGTTATTGAAAGAATGGATCGAACCACGTCCTGGCGCTCCCACTCGGTTGACAGGTGGATGGGATGATTCAAACACGATCCGCGTTCTTACGGCACTCCAGCTGGTTGACAATGGCTGGCTCTTCAATCCTGCCAATAAGGAAAAAGCAGAGTTGGCCGTCAGGCAAATGAATAGCGAAATCCTTAACGGCCTAGTCAA GAGTGTAAATATGACGTTCTTGTCTGCCGAAGAAAGTTCCCATTACGTAAACGGATTACTTGCAACGTGTCAAAACCCAGAG AACTTTTATGGTCACAATTTAGTGGCCATGTTGACTCGGAGGATGAATAGTATACCATCCGGATCCGGCACAAA AAATGTAGGACAAGTCATTGCATCTGTTTTGGCGCTCTGTAATGCCGGTGCACCCATTCCACCGGCAGCCATCCAGCGTATCAACAGTGAACTTAAACCTACCTCAGGAAGTTGTTCATTCTGCGTAGAAGG TTCTAGTATGGCTATTTTGGCGATGAAATGTTTGAGGGATCGGCCTGGACCCGTCGACCAACTAGTGCAGGGTATCAGCACTCGTCAAATCGCTTACGTCAAGGGTAAACAAGATAAAGATGGAGGTTTCGACGATCTGATTTCTACCAGTCTCGCCGTACAG GCGGCTAATGCAGTAGGAACCGTAAATCTCCCCATAAATGTGGCTGCGGCTCTTAACTACATTCTTCAAGACCAAGATAAGGAAACAGGAAGTTTTGGTAACCCAGCTTTCACGTCAGTTGTTTTGCCAACCTTGATTGGGCGCTCAGCTCTTGATGTCCGCAACATAAATTGTCCTG CTCCTAGACCAGCAGGTAATCCCATCCGCAGCGGCCAGATAAGAACCCTTTTATCTATCGAAGATACCGTCTTCGCTCAAACGATCGTTGAGACTAAAGTAGATACTAACCCTGGTCAAACTATACTACAGATAATGAATGAACAATCCGCCAAACACCCACGCGCCTTCAA GTTCACGACGGAAGCTGCAAATGGGGGGACACAACTGACCGGATTAAACAGCGTAACTAATGACAGTAAAAACAACTGGTCATGGAGGGTGTTCCGGATTCCTCCAGGATCAAACCAGGCTCCTCAACCTGTTTCTACACTGGATAACGGATTGGGAACTAACGTACAGAATGGAGACAAAATTATCTTTCGTTTCGGATGA
- the LOC124198797 gene encoding mucin-17-like, producing METEKFLAETSASGPSLLPNNAKVRNKLLAPNKTQLLALKLNSPNGPKKQPKKAEEKVRIDNLQESELQALLDEVLQYSGKRDGEKGSELFQALLRETQESGEESPPAFRPTQTTSNPAVQQRRRRSRKETSVPFSHQTTGVSSVQSNTVAGSNKKGGSLQNISSHSQSEWGSVRRRKRHDTSDSGSTLGSPRKREGGSLPCDVARGSNKTVKPDELVLTSTEDIHTEPSRLTNDCVINMEGMIESSANFSELEDKFPEPWNNHHIRRTEHSTSVIEPMEQDMEICPSENVGTTKKLLSKSSKEYGTIQCEVDAAIPFVPFDSTANQEVNRSNTVNGSLDDGIPHQRRIHRQTGGISDSRMDENGNPFGSVNGTSISPFMHRTSPSGISTTNLTSVNTSSGFSTSKAGQRKQKKKNGKDENVLYAKEIPGFVGNRNVDELLEYIESSESNGKKASDKKTGLKHNGTLVKDSSSKVKPKEKKSSSKSLHRQMNSNQADSEDSDTPGGGSINSPVGKDEDFVFRAKTVDGVEELEAAVAAAAADFQTVTKKQRRKKRNSLSNSTTGSKTKELLEQSHMNLFYNASSPSVMMRPPRQPPSISAGSQIAIQISGGTVGNGLGGGNEAAKKLVASVPPSEPSDLDSDGGDSVHSLPVQPSAPLFPYPPMHQQPPSSAQNSISYADIIRSEQHHAKSDVVFLAESSQPIDVKQLCATSPNTAIPAVGTNPSTAPAPLTDLVASAATFTAAANVPCNRAAPRASLSGVPLRRAASLPPTSPSVETPPVVIVGSSSSTQVDVTFGFELNEQLLALSIQPSPPSQPPKETQSSLLTSPEAYTEPIMVSFSPEPRSETKPDPELYPSSSTPLSSSPEAASTPTAVDFASRYRERPELLNPPLSRRSYEIVDFISQAWKRIERKLDEQQQHNIGSNGGLALQSSIRVYTLE from the exons atggAGACTGAAAAGTTTCTTGCTGAAACATCAGCCAGTGGGCCTTCTCTACTACCAAATAACGCCAAAGTCAGGAATAAACTTCTAGCACCCAACAAAACCCAACTTCTAGCACTGAAACTGAACTCTCCCAACggcccaaaaaaacaacctaaAAAG gcagaagaaaaagtcagaATAGATAACCTACAAGAATCAGAACTACAAGCTCTTCTGGACGAAGTGTTGCAGTACAGTGGAAAACGGGATGGGGAGAAAGGATCAGAACTCTTTCAA gCCTTATTAAGGGAGACCCAAGAATCTGGCGAAGAGAGTCCCCCTGCCTTCAGACCAACTCAGACCACATCAAACCCTGCTGTCCAGCAACGCAGACGAAGGTCAAGAAAGGAGACTAGTGTACCATTTTCTCATCAAACTACAGGAGTATCTTCTGTTCAGTCAAATACTGTGGCAggaagcaacaaaaaaggaggctcattgcaaaatatttcatcTCATAGCCAGAG TGAGTGGGGTAGCGTTCGTCGAAGAAAACGTCACGATACTTCAGACAGCGGATCGACTCTTGGAAGTCCACGTAAACGGGAAGGCGGGTCTTTACCCTGTGATGTAGCGAGAGGCTCGAACAAAACAGTCAAACCAGATGAATTAGTTTTGACGAGCACTGAAGATATCCATACCGAACCTTCTCGTTTGACTAATGATTGCGTCATCAACATGGAAGGAATGATAGAATCCTCAGCTAATTTCTCTGAATTGGAAGATAAGTTTCCTGAACCGTGGAATAATCATCACATCCGAAGGACTGAACACTCAACAA GCGTCATAGAACCAATGGAGCAGGACATGGAAATCTGTCCGTCGGAAAACGTTGGAACAACCAAGAAACTCTTGTCGAAAAGCTCAAAAGAATACGGAACTATTCAATGCGAAGTTGATGCAGCCATCCCGTTTGTACCTTTTGACTCCACTGCCAATCAAGAAGTAAACAGATCCAACACTGTAAATGGTTCATTAGACGACGGTATTCCTCATCAGCGGCGAATTCATCGTCAAACCGGAG GTATCAGTGACTCGCGAATGGACGAGAACGGCAATCCGTTCGGAAGTGTCAACGGTACCTCCATATCGCCTTTCATGCATCGGACGAGCCCTTCCGGGATAAGCACCACTAATTTAACGTCCGTGAACACTAGTAGTGGCTTTTCAACGTCCAAAGCAGGTCAGcgaaagcagaagaagaaaaatggcaaaGACGAAAACGTTTTGTATGCCAAAGAGATTCCAGGTTTTGTCGGAAATCGC AATGTCGATGAACTGCTCGAGTATATAGAGTCGTCTGAGAGTAACGGCAAAAAGGCCTCAGACAAGAAAACTGGGCTTAAACACAACGGAACATTGGTTAAAGATTCGTCTTCCAAAGTGaagccaaaagagaagaaaagttcGTCCAAATCACTCCATCGtcaaatgaattcaaaccAAGCCGATTCAGAGGACTCGGATACTCCAGGAGGCGGTTCCATCAATTCTCCTGTCGGAAAAGACGAAGATTTCGTTTTTAGAGCTAAAACAGTGGACGGCGTTGAAGAACTGGAAGCTGCCGTCGCGGCGGCGGCTGCCGACTTTCAGACCGTGACCAAAAAACAGCGTCGCAAGAAGCGTAACTCACTTTCTAACTCGACTACTGGCAGTAAAACCAAGGAGCTGCTAGAACAGTCACACATGAACCTGTTTTATAATGCTTCGTCGCCCTCAGTGATGATGCGTCCCCCTCGTCAACCACCAAGTATTTCAGCAGGCAGCCAAATTGCCATTCAAATAAGCGGAGGCACTGTCGGAAACGGACTTGGTGGTGGCAATGAAGCAGCAAAGAAATTGGTAGCGAGCGTACCACCATCTGAACCATCAGACTTGGATTCTGATGGAGGTGACAGTGTTCATTCCTTGCCCGTCCAGCCATCGGCGCCTCTCTTCCCTTACCCGCCCATGCATCAACAACCTCCGTCGTCGGCGCAGAACTCAATTTCGTACGCCGATATCATACGGTCGGAACAGCATCACGCCAAAAGTGATGTGGTGTTCCTTGCTGAGTCTAGTCAGCCTATCGATGTCAAACAACTCTGTGCCACCAGCCCAAATACTGCGATCCCAGCTGTCGGAACCAACCCATCAACCGCTCCTGCTCCTTTAACTGATCTTGTTGCCTCTGCCGCGACTTTTACTGCTGCGGCTAACGTGCCTTGCAACAGAGCAGCGCCCAGAGCATCCCTTTCAG GAGTTCCTTTGAGGCGAGCTGCCTCTCTGCCGCCCACCTCACCTAGCGTCGAAACTCCACCAGTTGTGATCGTCGGATCCAGTTCCAGCACTCAGGTGGACGTAACATTTGGGTTTGAGTTAAATGAACAGCTGTTGGCTCTATCAATACAACCGTCCCCGCCATCTCAGCCGCCAAAGGAAACTCAGTCCAGCCTTCTCACTTCGCCAGAGGCATATACAGAACCGATTATGGTATCGTTCTCTCCAGAACCAAGGTCGGAGACCAAGCCAGATCCCGAACTCTACCCGTCTTCTTCTACTCCTCTGTCGTCTTCTCCCGAGGCGGCCTCTACACCTACCGCAGTTGATTTTGCATCTCGTTATCGCGAACGACCAGAACTGCTCAATCCTCCTCTTTCTCGACGATCGTACGAAATAGTTGATTTCATCAGTCAAG CTTGGAAAAGAATTGAACGGAAGCTGGatgaacagcaacagcataacaTTGGCAGTAACGGGGGCCTGGCCCTTCAATCAAGTATTCGTGTGTATACTTTGGAGTGA
- the LOC124197421 gene encoding uncharacterized protein LOC124197421: MIRLAKFNARNLFLGFFLFAFAFLIFFWQFVGLSSPQNVSVNSIESETVPPSMASTGAVSEVMETTTEKITSQRSCNRTFNKVANENPAGPFRWCSADSSARGAHQKVISYSLFGTGKNENVSVSDRYLKLLRNISMTSEKSYPSWIVRIYHNFHNQSESENVVYDQLFELSCQFNHIDLCSLTEMIGSLTSLTPIDPDLLRGLNGRMFRYLVMLDPNVDIFVSRDIDGIIWQRELDADQWLESNFTFHLMRDHVFHSATILAGMWGAKLHQRRDLVEGLTRAMILAGQNQRKSTDQVVLDKILWPSAQYDVMAHDSYHCQNGKLNKKSPIKVLPFPTRRNGTCFVAAGIGGKVGAQRCPEACRPPDHKDWEYC, translated from the exons atgatCAGACTGGCCAAATTCAACGcccgaaatttatttttaggatttttccttttcgcatttgcttttttgattttcttttggcaaTTTGTTGGACTATCATCACCTCAAAATGTGTCtgttaattcaattgaatctGAAACCGTTCCGCCGTCAATGGCCAGCACCGGTGCAGTGTCGGAAGTGATGGAAACAACGACAGAGAAAATCACGTCTCAGCGCAGTTGCAACCGAACGTTCAATAAAGTGGCTAACGAAAATCCCGCCGGGCCATTCCGGTGGTGCAGTGCGGATTCATCCGCACGCGGAGCCCACCAGAAAGTCATCAGTTATTCCTTGTTTGGTACTGGCAAGAACGAAAACGTGTCCGTGTCTGATCGTTACCTCAAGTTGTTAAGAAATATTTCCATGACGTCGGAGAAATCCTATCCCAGCTGGATTGTCCGAATTTACCACAATTTTCACAATCAAAGTGAGTCGGAAAATGTCGTTTACGACCAGCTGTTTGAATTGAGCTGCCAATTCAATCACATCGACTTGTGCAGTCTAACAGAGATGATTGGGAGCCTCACCTCGCTGACACCCATCGATCCCGATCTCCTTCGAGGCCTCAACGGCCGAATGTTCCGCTATTTGGTGATGCTCGATCCCAATGTGGACATTTTCGTTTCGAGGGACATCGATGGCATCATCTGGCAGAGAGAACTCGATGCTGACCAGTGGCTCGAGTCCAACTTCACTTTCCATCTGATGAGGGACCACGTTTTCCACAGTGCTACCATTTTGGCAG GAATGTGGGGTGCCAAACTTCACCAACGCCGAGATCTCGTCGAAGGATTGACGAGAGCCATGATATTGGCTGGCCAAAACCAGCGGAAAAGCACAGACCAAGTGGTGTTGGATAAGATCCTTTGGCCTTCAGCCCAATATGACGTG ATGGCTCATGACAGCTACCACTGTCAAAACGGTAAACTCAACAAGAAGTCGCCCATCAAAGTTTTGCCGTTCCCCACAAGACGCAACGGCACTTGTTTTGTTGCTGCGGGAATCGGTGGGAAAGTCGGTGCTCAAAGGTGTCCGGAAGCATGTCGACCCCCAGATCACAAGGACTGGGAATACTGTTAA
- the LOC124198799 gene encoding CDP-diacylglycerol--inositol 3-phosphatidyltransferase-like, whose product MADNNIFLFVPNLIGYARVVLGLGSLYFMPTSHVLAASLYILSGFLDAFDGHAARILNQSTKFGAMLDMLTDRCATMCLLATLGSFYPSYLFVFQLVMIVDVSCHWIHLHTSNVLGKTSHKNVGEEENALLRFYYTSRPFLFFMCAGNELFYSMLYLLHFTYGYTFLGMSVIKILVVLLFPVAVLKFILAIMQGGSAWRNLGYIDIKEREESDKKQ is encoded by the exons ATGGCAGACAATAACATATTTCTGTTTGTTCCAAATTTAATTG GATACGCCCGTGTTGTTTTGGGGCTCGGATCTTTGTATTTTATGCCAACCAGTCATGTCCTCGCCGCTTCACTTTATATTCTCAGTGGTTTCCTTGACGCTTTTGATGGGCATGCAGCAAGAATTCTTAATCAAA gtACCAAATTTGGAGCTATGCTGGATATGTTGACAGATCGCTGTGCGACCATGTGTTTGTTGGCTACTTTAGGATCATTTTATCCAAGCTATCTATTTGTATTTCAATTGGTCATGATTGTGGATGTTTCCTGCCATTGGATTCATCTTCACACCTCCAATGTTCTTGGCAAGACATCCCACAAAAATGTTGGGGAAGAGGAGAATGCCTTGTTGCGTTTCTACTACACTTCCAGAccattcctcttcttcatgtGTGCTGGAAATGAGCTCTTCTATTCAATGCTCTATCTTCTCCATTTTACCTATGGCTACACAT TTTTGGGTATGAGCGTTATCAAGATTTTGGTCGTTCTACTCTTCCCCGTGGCTGTCCTGAAATTTATTCTTGCTATCATGCAAGGAGGTTCGGCTTGGCGCAATCTTGGATACATTGACATTAAAGAGAGGGAAGAATCCGATAAGAAGCAATAA